One part of the Marinobacter sp. MDS2 genome encodes these proteins:
- a CDS encoding DNA-J related domain-containing protein produces the protein MTTDQKTRPTNSNASHELNWLTQQVEHLLLAVEHELRVAGPSGLSELALIKALQSDCWQLIGPVDFARPEQLYPVHFLLFHTLYRLSDELLSSGETIQLSPMCIRLFPVHSETGTSLPGPKDALREFYLDLKQYYLSNTDISDMMDRFWAGTIQHKPDSESATAAAELLGFESVPATFDTVKRRFRKLVMQLHPDRGGSTEEVQHLNEAIAVLKAHYA, from the coding sequence ATGACAACCGACCAAAAGACCCGCCCGACCAACAGCAACGCCAGCCACGAATTGAACTGGTTAACGCAACAGGTTGAACACCTTTTGCTGGCCGTTGAACACGAGTTGAGAGTGGCAGGCCCATCCGGTCTCAGTGAACTGGCCCTGATCAAAGCGCTTCAAAGCGACTGCTGGCAGTTAATCGGCCCCGTAGATTTTGCGCGCCCCGAGCAACTTTACCCCGTTCACTTTTTACTGTTTCACACGCTATATCGCCTCAGCGACGAACTATTATCCAGCGGGGAAACTATTCAGCTGTCCCCCATGTGCATTCGTCTGTTTCCGGTACATTCAGAGACTGGCACATCCCTTCCGGGGCCAAAAGATGCGCTCAGGGAGTTTTACCTCGATCTGAAGCAATACTACCTGTCTAACACCGATATCAGTGACATGATGGATCGCTTTTGGGCAGGTACAATACAGCACAAACCCGATAGCGAATCCGCTACCGCCGCGGCTGAATTACTCGGATTTGAGTCAGTTCCGGCAACGTTCGACACCGTAAAACGCCGATTCAGAAAGCTGGTGATGCAATTACACCCTGACCGCGGCGGCAGCACGGAAGAAGTGCAGCACCTGAACGAAGCTATCGCGGTTCTCAAAGCACACTATGCATAA
- a CDS encoding TetR/AcrR family transcriptional regulator: MDMLNLKPETTGKRALNRQRNRRAILDAARDCFQEHGYDNSSIRDIVRRTDLAAGTFYNYFSSKQDIFAALLTDFLTSLNDDMSTRRNSATSTRELIYSTYHALYCATAKDPAIYELAHQNQRALRNLFGSDILGLTLLSLEQDVRTAMERGLLPKTDPDYLCATFFGVAYDMSLLVARKARTCPDSVHDEAERAARFSTDLFLGGLPALGPLPSQG; the protein is encoded by the coding sequence ATGGATATGTTGAATTTGAAGCCGGAAACTACGGGTAAACGCGCACTCAACCGGCAGCGAAACCGTCGAGCTATTCTGGATGCGGCCAGAGACTGTTTTCAGGAGCACGGATACGACAACAGCTCCATTCGCGATATCGTGCGCAGAACCGACCTGGCCGCCGGAACCTTCTACAATTACTTTTCTAGCAAACAGGATATTTTTGCCGCGTTGCTGACCGATTTTCTCACCTCGCTCAACGACGATATGAGCACCCGCAGAAATTCAGCGACCTCCACCAGAGAGCTGATTTATTCCACTTACCATGCACTTTATTGCGCAACGGCAAAAGATCCGGCGATTTACGAGCTGGCCCATCAAAACCAGCGGGCGCTACGAAACCTGTTTGGCTCTGACATACTCGGCCTGACACTCCTGTCACTGGAACAAGATGTTCGTACCGCAATGGAGCGAGGACTTCTGCCGAAAACCGACCCGGACTATCTGTGCGCTACTTTTTTCGGCGTTGCTTATGATATGAGCCTGCTGGTAGCCCGCAAGGCACGAACCTGTCCTGATAGCGTTCATGACGAAGCGGAACGTGCCGCCAGGTTTTCAACCGACCTGTTTCTCGGTGGGCTGCCAGCGTTGGGGCCCCTTCCAAGCCAAGGCTGA